One genomic segment of Micromonospora sp. WMMC415 includes these proteins:
- a CDS encoding MalY/PatB family protein encodes MPGPDPSAGDSVAQNPLTRLTLADLRRRTSVKWRMHPPDVLPLWVAEMDVPLAPAVADALRHAIDLGDTGYAHGTAYAEALGDFAAGRWEWHDFRVDRTTVVADVMTGIVEVLRLVTDPGDAVVVCSPVYPPFYAFVSHADRRVIEAPLGPDLRMDVAALDEAFRRARTYGRRPAFLMCNPHNPTGVVHRRDELEAVAEAAGRHGVRVISDEIHAPLVLSGARFTPYLTVAGAENAFALISASKAWNLAGLKAALAVAGPRAAADLSRMPEEVSHGPSHLGVIAHTAAFRAGGPWLDLVLDGLDANRTALETLLAQHAPAIRYHRPEGTYLAWLDCTALGIDSGRPTGEPGVASDIAGPAKMFLDRARVVLSSGHVFGTGGAGFVRLNFATSPAILTDAVTRMGRAVETHHASAG; translated from the coding sequence ATGCCAGGCCCTGATCCGTCCGCCGGCGACTCGGTGGCGCAGAATCCGCTCACCCGGCTGACGCTGGCCGACCTCCGGCGGCGCACCAGTGTGAAGTGGCGCATGCACCCGCCCGACGTGCTCCCCCTCTGGGTGGCGGAGATGGACGTACCCCTCGCCCCCGCCGTGGCCGACGCGCTCCGCCACGCGATCGACCTCGGCGACACCGGGTACGCGCACGGCACGGCGTACGCCGAGGCGCTCGGCGACTTCGCCGCCGGCCGGTGGGAGTGGCACGACTTCCGCGTCGACCGCACGACCGTGGTGGCCGACGTGATGACGGGCATCGTCGAGGTGCTCCGGCTCGTGACCGACCCCGGCGACGCGGTGGTGGTGTGCTCCCCCGTCTACCCGCCCTTCTACGCGTTCGTCAGCCACGCCGACCGGCGGGTGATCGAAGCGCCGCTGGGGCCGGACCTGCGCATGGACGTCGCCGCTCTCGACGAGGCCTTCCGCCGCGCGCGGACGTACGGCCGCCGGCCGGCGTTTCTGATGTGCAACCCGCACAACCCGACCGGCGTCGTCCACCGCCGCGACGAACTCGAGGCCGTCGCCGAGGCGGCCGGCCGGCACGGCGTACGGGTGATCTCCGACGAGATCCACGCTCCGCTGGTGCTGTCCGGGGCGCGCTTCACCCCGTACCTCACGGTGGCCGGCGCCGAGAACGCGTTCGCCCTGATCTCCGCCTCGAAGGCGTGGAACCTCGCCGGCCTCAAGGCGGCGCTCGCCGTCGCCGGGCCACGGGCAGCCGCCGACCTGAGCCGGATGCCGGAGGAGGTCAGCCACGGGCCCAGCCACCTGGGCGTCATCGCGCACACCGCCGCGTTCCGCGCCGGCGGACCGTGGCTCGACCTCGTCCTCGACGGCCTGGACGCCAACCGCACGGCGCTGGAGACGCTGCTGGCGCAGCACGCGCCGGCCATCCGGTACCACCGCCCCGAGGGCACCTACCTCGCCTGGCTGGACTGCACGGCGCTGGGCATCGACTCCGGGCGGCCGACCGGCGAACCGGGCGTCGCCAGCGACATCGCCGGGCCCGCGAAGATGTTCCTCGACCGGGCCCGGGTCGTCCTCAGTTCCGGGCACGTCTTCGGCACCGGCGGGGCCGGCTTCGTACGCCTCAACTTCGCCACCTCGCCCGCGATCCTCACCGACGCCGTGACCCGGATGGGCCGGGCGGTCGAGACGCACCACGCGTCGGCCGGCTGA
- the katG gene encoding catalase/peroxidase HPI: protein MPEHGSESENPAIPSPTPKPDRRPQTNQDWWPNQLNLQVLHQHSPRANPLGEDFSYPEEFKKLDVEALKRDIFEVMTTSQDWWPADYGHYGPLFIRMSWHSAGTYRIEDGRGGGGDGAQRFAPLNSWPDNANLDKARRLLWPVKQKYGQSISWADLLVFAGNCALESMGFRTFGFGFGREDVWEPEEVFWGPEDTWLGDERYSGDRELSGPLGAVQMGLIYVNPEGPNGTPDPLAAARDIRETFRRMAMNDEETVALIAGGHTFGKTHGAARADEYVGPEPEGAPLEEQGLGWRNTFGSGKGKDTITSGLEGAWTPTPITWDNSFFETLFGFEWELCESPAGAKQWKPKDGAAADAVPGAHDPSVRYAPMMATTDLALRMDPTYEQISRRFMANPDQFAEAFAKAWYKLLHRDMGPVSRYLGPWVPEPQLWQDPVPAVDHELVTDEDVAALKRQLLASGLSVAQLVRTAWAAAASFRGTDMRGGANGARIRLEPQRNWEVNDPAELATVLPTLERIQQEFTSAQSGGKKVSLADLIVLGGCAGVEQAARNAGHDITVPFAPGRTDASQEQTDVESFRVLEPKADGFRNYVRAGGKLPPETLLLDRANLLNLTAPEMTVLIGGMRALNANVGQTPHGVFTDRPETLTNDFFVNLLDNTTEWKASTSAQNVFEGRDRATGKVKWTATAVDLVFGANSQLRAIAEVYGGHDAQGRFVQDFVTAWVKVMNLDRYDLA from the coding sequence GTGCCTGAGCACGGCAGCGAGAGCGAGAACCCGGCAATCCCCTCCCCGACCCCCAAGCCAGACCGGCGACCGCAGACCAACCAGGACTGGTGGCCAAATCAGCTGAACCTTCAGGTTCTCCACCAGCACTCGCCCCGGGCGAACCCGCTGGGCGAGGACTTCAGCTACCCGGAAGAGTTCAAGAAACTCGACGTCGAGGCGCTGAAGCGGGACATCTTCGAGGTCATGACGACGTCCCAGGACTGGTGGCCCGCCGACTACGGCCACTACGGGCCGCTCTTCATCCGGATGAGCTGGCACTCCGCCGGCACGTACCGGATCGAGGACGGCCGCGGCGGCGGTGGCGACGGCGCCCAGCGCTTCGCCCCGCTCAACAGCTGGCCGGACAACGCGAACCTGGACAAGGCACGCCGGCTGCTCTGGCCGGTCAAGCAGAAGTACGGGCAGAGCATCTCCTGGGCCGACCTCCTCGTCTTCGCCGGCAACTGCGCGCTGGAGTCGATGGGGTTCCGGACGTTCGGCTTCGGCTTCGGGCGCGAGGACGTCTGGGAGCCCGAGGAGGTCTTCTGGGGACCGGAGGACACCTGGCTCGGCGACGAGCGCTACAGCGGCGACCGGGAGCTCTCCGGTCCGCTGGGCGCCGTGCAGATGGGCCTGATCTACGTGAACCCGGAGGGGCCCAACGGCACCCCGGATCCCCTCGCCGCCGCCCGGGACATCCGCGAGACGTTCCGTCGGATGGCGATGAACGACGAGGAGACCGTCGCCCTCATCGCCGGCGGTCACACGTTCGGCAAGACCCACGGCGCCGCCCGGGCCGACGAGTACGTCGGCCCCGAGCCCGAGGGCGCCCCGCTCGAGGAGCAGGGTCTGGGCTGGCGGAACACCTTCGGCTCCGGCAAGGGCAAGGACACGATCACCAGCGGCCTCGAAGGCGCGTGGACCCCCACCCCGATCACGTGGGACAACAGCTTCTTCGAGACCTTGTTCGGCTTCGAGTGGGAGCTCTGCGAGAGCCCCGCCGGCGCGAAGCAGTGGAAACCGAAGGACGGGGCCGCCGCGGACGCCGTGCCCGGCGCCCACGACCCCTCGGTCCGGTACGCCCCGATGATGGCGACGACCGACCTCGCGCTGCGCATGGACCCGACGTACGAGCAGATCTCCCGGCGCTTCATGGCGAACCCGGACCAGTTCGCGGAGGCCTTCGCCAAGGCCTGGTACAAGCTCCTGCACCGCGACATGGGACCGGTGTCGCGCTACCTCGGCCCGTGGGTCCCGGAGCCGCAGCTGTGGCAGGACCCGGTCCCGGCGGTCGACCACGAGCTGGTCACCGACGAGGACGTGGCCGCCCTCAAGCGCCAGCTCCTCGCCTCGGGGCTGTCCGTCGCGCAGTTGGTCCGCACGGCGTGGGCGGCGGCGGCGAGCTTCCGCGGCACCGACATGCGCGGCGGGGCCAACGGGGCCCGGATCCGCCTCGAACCGCAGCGGAACTGGGAGGTCAACGACCCGGCCGAACTCGCCACGGTGCTGCCGACGCTGGAGCGGATCCAGCAGGAGTTCACCAGCGCCCAGTCCGGCGGGAAGAAGGTCTCGCTCGCCGACCTGATCGTCCTCGGCGGGTGCGCGGGCGTCGAGCAGGCGGCCCGGAACGCCGGGCACGACATCACGGTCCCGTTCGCGCCGGGGCGTACGGACGCCTCGCAGGAGCAGACCGACGTCGAGTCCTTCCGGGTGCTCGAGCCGAAGGCGGACGGGTTCCGCAACTACGTCCGGGCGGGTGGCAAGCTGCCGCCGGAGACCCTGCTGCTGGACCGGGCCAACCTGCTGAACCTGACCGCCCCGGAGATGACGGTCCTCATCGGCGGCATGCGGGCCCTGAACGCCAACGTGGGGCAGACGCCGCACGGCGTCTTCACCGACCGGCCGGAGACGTTGACGAACGACTTCTTCGTCAACCTGCTCGACAACACCACGGAGTGGAAGGCGTCCACCTCCGCGCAGAACGTGTTCGAGGGCCGGGACCGCGCCACCGGGAAGGTCAAGTGGACGGCCACCGCCGTCGACCTGGTCTTCGGTGCGAACTCCCAGCTCCGAGCCATCGCCGAGGTCTACGGCGGTCACGACGCGCAGGGGAGGTTCGTCCAGGACTTCGTCACGGCGTGGGTCAAGGTCATGAACCTGGACCGGTACGACCTCGCCTGA
- a CDS encoding Fur family transcriptional regulator: MATTAEFERMLRGAALRVTRPRLAVLDAVHQHPHADTDSIIRAVRGDLPEVSHQAVYDVLRALTAAGLVRRIQPAGSVARYESRVGDNHHHLVCRLCGAITDVDCAVGGAPCLTASDDQGFSIDEAEVTYWGVCPGCVAAPAAS, translated from the coding sequence ATGGCCACGACGGCGGAGTTCGAGCGCATGCTACGCGGCGCCGCGCTCCGCGTGACCCGGCCACGGCTGGCGGTGCTGGACGCGGTGCACCAGCATCCGCACGCCGACACCGACTCGATCATCCGTGCCGTGCGCGGAGACCTTCCCGAGGTGTCCCACCAGGCCGTGTACGACGTGCTGCGGGCGCTGACGGCCGCGGGTCTGGTACGGCGCATCCAGCCAGCCGGATCCGTGGCCCGCTACGAGTCGCGGGTCGGGGACAACCACCACCACCTCGTGTGCCGCTTGTGCGGTGCCATCACCGACGTCGACTGTGCCGTCGGTGGGGCGCCCTGCCTGACCGCGTCCGACGACCAGGGCTTCTCGATCGACGAGGCCGAGGTCACCTACTGGGGCGTCTGTCCCGGGTGCGTCGCGGCACCGGCAGCCAGTTGA
- a CDS encoding TetR family transcriptional regulator yields the protein MAALTDTAELSRADATRARLLEAAVSAFAEKGFHGTTTRDIAAAAGLSPAALYVHHKSKEELLYLISRSGHDHVLRLVRDAAASSDDPATALRRLVHDFVVVHARDHISTRVVNYELTALNPEHLAEIRAVRHGIEQAIRQLIEKGVAAGVFDTPDPRMAGAALMSLGVDLGRWYRDEGGWSPEHIAEQYAEMALRIVGAR from the coding sequence ATGGCCGCGTTGACCGACACCGCCGAACTCTCCCGCGCCGACGCGACCCGCGCGCGACTGCTCGAGGCGGCCGTCTCCGCGTTCGCCGAGAAGGGCTTCCACGGCACGACGACCCGCGACATCGCCGCCGCGGCAGGGCTGAGCCCGGCCGCGCTCTACGTGCACCACAAGTCGAAGGAGGAGCTCCTCTACCTGATCTCACGATCAGGGCACGACCACGTGCTCCGGTTGGTGCGGGACGCCGCCGCGTCGTCCGACGACCCGGCCACCGCGCTACGGCGGCTGGTCCACGACTTCGTGGTCGTCCACGCCCGGGACCACATCAGCACCCGCGTCGTCAACTACGAGCTGACCGCGCTCAACCCCGAGCACCTCGCCGAGATCCGCGCCGTCCGGCACGGCATCGAGCAGGCGATCCGCCAGCTCATCGAGAAGGGCGTCGCCGCCGGGGTCTTCGACACGCCCGACCCGCGGATGGCGGGCGCCGCGCTGATGTCGCTCGGCGTCGACCTCGGCCGGTGGTACCGCGACGAGGGCGGCTGGAGCCCCGAGCACATCGCCGAGCAGTACGCCGAGATGGCGCTGCGCATCGTCGGCGCCCGCTGA
- a CDS encoding SDR family oxidoreductase: MTTPRNGVAPTPARFAGRTAIVTGASRGIGLAIAERLVADGAKVVLTARKREALDEAVARLGPEHALAVAGHADDTDHQAEVVALAVDTFGSADLLVNNTGINPAYGPMVELDPAAARKVFEVNCLAALSWVQQVHRVWMKGHGGAVVNVSSVAGVRPAPGIGFYGATKAMLTHLTQQLAVELAPDVRVNAVAPAVVKTRFATALYEGREEQVAAAYPLKRLGVAEDVAGAVAFLLSEDAAWITGQLLVLDGGLTLTGGV; the protein is encoded by the coding sequence GTGACCACACCTCGCAACGGAGTAGCACCGACGCCCGCAAGGTTCGCTGGACGGACCGCGATCGTCACCGGCGCGAGCCGGGGCATCGGGCTGGCCATCGCCGAGCGGCTGGTCGCCGACGGCGCCAAGGTCGTCCTCACCGCCCGCAAGCGGGAGGCGCTCGACGAGGCGGTCGCCCGGCTGGGCCCCGAGCACGCCCTCGCCGTCGCCGGCCACGCGGACGACACCGACCACCAGGCCGAGGTCGTGGCCCTTGCCGTCGACACCTTCGGCAGCGCCGACCTGCTGGTCAACAACACCGGCATCAACCCGGCGTACGGCCCGATGGTCGAACTGGACCCCGCGGCGGCCCGCAAGGTCTTCGAGGTGAACTGCCTGGCCGCCCTGTCGTGGGTGCAGCAGGTCCACCGGGTCTGGATGAAGGGGCACGGCGGCGCCGTCGTCAACGTCTCCTCGGTGGCCGGTGTCCGTCCCGCGCCGGGCATCGGGTTCTACGGCGCCACCAAGGCGATGCTCACCCACCTCACCCAACAGCTCGCCGTGGAGCTCGCCCCGGACGTCCGGGTGAACGCCGTCGCCCCGGCCGTCGTCAAGACGAGGTTCGCCACCGCCCTCTACGAGGGGCGGGAGGAACAGGTGGCGGCCGCGTACCCGCTGAAGCGGCTCGGTGTCGCCGAGGACGTCGCCGGCGCCGTCGCGTTCCTGCTGTCGGAGGACGCCGCCTGGATCACCGGCCAGCTGCTGGTCCTCGACGGTGGCCTCACCCTGACCGGAGGTGTCTGA
- a CDS encoding SDR family oxidoreductase gives MPVRDQGVVVTGAGHGIGRALAVRLAAEGARVVVNDLDADAAVQVADEIGGHAAPGDAAGEQGVAALVEAARDHLGGIDMWFGNAGIERGRGLGAGEEEWAASHEVNVMAHVRAARLLMPTWVSRGSGRFVVTASAAGLLTAIGNPAYSVSKHACVAFAEWLSATYRHRGIVVQAICPQGVRTRMFENAGPLQEMLSHDGALSPEDVAEATWRALHHDRFLVLPHPRVADYYVHRATDTDRWLNGMNRIQRQFEDQGAL, from the coding sequence ATGCCGGTACGGGACCAGGGCGTCGTCGTCACCGGCGCCGGCCACGGCATCGGCCGGGCCCTGGCCGTCCGACTCGCGGCCGAGGGAGCGCGGGTCGTGGTGAACGACCTCGACGCCGACGCGGCCGTCCAGGTGGCCGACGAGATCGGCGGTCACGCCGCTCCGGGCGACGCCGCCGGCGAGCAGGGCGTCGCCGCGCTGGTCGAGGCGGCACGCGACCACCTCGGCGGCATCGACATGTGGTTCGGGAACGCCGGGATCGAGCGGGGCCGGGGGCTCGGGGCCGGCGAGGAGGAGTGGGCCGCCAGCCACGAGGTGAACGTGATGGCGCACGTGCGGGCCGCGCGGCTGCTGATGCCCACCTGGGTGTCGCGTGGTTCGGGCCGGTTCGTCGTGACCGCGTCCGCGGCCGGGCTGCTCACGGCGATCGGGAATCCGGCGTACTCGGTCAGCAAGCACGCCTGCGTGGCGTTCGCCGAGTGGCTGTCGGCCACGTACCGGCACCGGGGGATCGTGGTGCAGGCCATCTGCCCGCAGGGCGTGCGCACCCGGATGTTCGAGAACGCCGGGCCGCTGCAGGAGATGCTCAGCCACGACGGGGCGCTCTCCCCGGAGGACGTGGCCGAGGCGACGTGGCGGGCCCTCCACCACGACCGGTTCCTCGTCCTGCCGCATCCCCGGGTGGCCGACTACTACGTGCACCGCGCCACCGACACCGACCGGTGGCTCAACGGCATGAACCGGATCCAGCGACAGTTCGAGGACCAGGGGGCGCTGTGA
- a CDS encoding NADPH:quinone oxidoreductase family protein produces the protein MKAWRVAALGEPRDVLRLDDVADPEPGPGQLVVKVRACPANFPDVLMCRGEYQVKPQLPFTPGVELCGEVVALGEGVDGFTVGDRVLGGAALPSGGFAELAVLDAATTFPAPAALDDAEAASLYIGYQTGWFGLHRRAGLRAGETLLVHAAAGGVGSAAVQLGRAAGARVIGVVGGPEKAAVARALGADVVVDRHDEDFVEVVRAETGGRGADVVYDPVGGETYQRSTKCVAFEGRILVVGFAGGRIQSAALNHALVKNYSIVGLHWGLYHRYDPAAVGECHRALTALADQGAVRPLVSERLPLAGAAEGIQRLADGVTVGRVVYVS, from the coding sequence ATGAAGGCATGGCGGGTGGCCGCGCTCGGCGAGCCCCGGGACGTGCTGCGGCTCGACGACGTGGCCGACCCGGAGCCGGGTCCCGGCCAGCTCGTGGTGAAGGTGCGGGCCTGTCCGGCGAACTTCCCGGACGTCCTCATGTGCCGCGGCGAGTACCAGGTCAAGCCGCAGCTCCCGTTCACCCCCGGCGTCGAGCTGTGCGGCGAGGTCGTCGCTCTCGGCGAGGGGGTGGACGGATTCACCGTCGGCGACCGGGTGCTCGGCGGCGCGGCGCTGCCGTCCGGCGGGTTCGCGGAACTCGCGGTGCTGGACGCGGCGACGACGTTTCCCGCGCCCGCCGCGCTCGACGACGCCGAGGCGGCTTCGCTCTACATCGGGTACCAGACCGGCTGGTTCGGCCTGCACCGCCGGGCAGGCCTGCGCGCGGGCGAGACGCTGCTGGTCCACGCGGCGGCCGGCGGAGTCGGCAGCGCCGCCGTCCAGCTCGGCAGGGCGGCCGGTGCCCGGGTGATCGGCGTCGTGGGCGGTCCGGAGAAGGCGGCGGTCGCCCGCGCGCTCGGCGCCGACGTGGTCGTGGACCGTCACGACGAGGACTTCGTCGAGGTGGTCAGGGCCGAGACCGGTGGCCGGGGCGCCGACGTCGTGTACGACCCGGTCGGTGGCGAGACCTACCAGCGGTCGACCAAGTGCGTCGCGTTCGAGGGGCGGATCCTCGTGGTCGGCTTCGCCGGTGGCCGGATCCAGTCCGCCGCACTCAACCACGCCCTGGTGAAGAACTACTCCATCGTCGGCCTGCACTGGGGCCTCTACCACCGCTACGACCCGGCGGCGGTCGGCGAATGCCATCGGGCCCTCACCGCGCTGGCCGACCAGGGCGCCGTACGGCCACTGGTCAGCGAGCGCCTCCCGCTCGCCGGCGCGGCCGAGGGGATCCAGCGGCTCGCCGACGGCGTCACGGTCGGCCGGGTGGTGTACGTCTCGTGA